One genomic segment of Amycolatopsis granulosa includes these proteins:
- the rpmC gene encoding 50S ribosomal protein L29: MAQAGVAAAELRELTNEELVLRLKEAKEELFNLRFQMATGQLDNNRRLRTVRADIARIYTVMRERELGLSVSPDAENEEGAA; this comes from the coding sequence ATGGCGCAGGCTGGTGTCGCCGCCGCAGAGCTGCGTGAGCTCACCAACGAGGAGCTCGTGCTGCGCCTGAAGGAGGCCAAGGAGGAGCTGTTCAACCTCCGCTTCCAGATGGCTACCGGGCAGCTGGACAACAACCGCCGCCTCCGCACCGTCCGTGCCGACATCGCTCGGATCTACACGGTCATGCGGGAGCGCGAGCTCGGTCTGTCCGTTTCCCCCGACGCCGAGAATGAAGAAGGTGCTGCCTGA
- the rplV gene encoding 50S ribosomal protein L22, with product MTAPETAPAQVAVARARFVRDSPTKVRRVIELIKGLSAAEALAVLRFSPYAASQPVAKVLASAVANAENNLNLDPDTLFVKNAYADEGPTLKRIQPRAQGRAYRIRKRTSHITVEVESRPEAKKSGKKKAGGR from the coding sequence ATGACAGCCCCAGAAACCGCTCCGGCCCAGGTGGCCGTGGCGCGGGCTCGCTTCGTCCGGGACTCGCCGACGAAGGTGCGCCGGGTGATCGAGCTCATCAAGGGTCTTAGCGCCGCCGAAGCCCTCGCCGTGCTCCGGTTCTCGCCGTACGCGGCGAGCCAGCCGGTGGCGAAGGTGCTCGCCAGCGCCGTGGCCAACGCCGAGAACAACCTCAACCTGGACCCGGACACGCTGTTCGTGAAGAACGCGTACGCCGACGAGGGACCGACCCTCAAGCGCATCCAGCCGCGCGCCCAGGGCCGTGCGTACCGGATCCGCAAGCGGACCAGCCACATCACCGTCGAGGTGGAGTCGCGTCCCGAGGCCAAGAAGAGCGGTAAGAAGAAGGCAGGTGGCCGCTAG
- the fusA gene encoding elongation factor G, protein MARDVLTDLNKVRNIGIMAHIDAGKTTTTERILFYTGINYKIGEVHDGAATMDWMEEEQKRGITITSAATTTFWADHQINIIDTPGHVDFTVEVERSLRVLDGAVAVFDGKEGVEPQSEQVWRQADKYEVPRICFVNKMDKLGADFYFTVRTIEERLGARPLVIQLPIGAESDFQGVIDLVRMKALTWRGEVKKGEDYEVEEIPADLADKAAEYRDKLIEAVAETDDALMEKYFGGEELSEADIKAGIRKLTVAREAYPVLCGSAFKNKGVQPMLDAVIDYLPSPLDVPAVEGTLTDGETPASRKPSVDEPFAALAFKIAAHPFFGKLTYVRVYSGKVAAGAQVINSTKERKERIGKLFQMHSNKENPVDEAQAGHIYAVIGLKDTTTGDTLCDPQNPIVLESMTFPEPVIKVAIEPKTKADQEKLSTAIQKLAEEDPTFQVQLDEETGQTIIAGMGELHLEVLVNRMKSDYKVEANIGKPQVAYRETIRRTVEKHEYTHKKQTGGSGQFARVIIKLEPLSTGDGALYEFDNKVTGGRVPREYIPSVDAGAQDAMQYGVLAGYPLVGLKVTLLDGAYHEVDSSEMAFKIAGSMALKEAARQASPVLLEPVMAVEVTTPEDYMGDVIGDLNSRRGQIQAMDERAGTRVVKALVPLSEMFGYVGDLRSRTQGRANYSMTFDSYAEVPSNVAKEIIAKATGE, encoded by the coding sequence GTGGCACGCGACGTGCTGACCGACCTGAACAAGGTCCGCAACATCGGCATCATGGCTCACATCGACGCCGGTAAGACCACCACCACCGAGCGGATCCTGTTCTACACCGGGATCAACTACAAGATCGGCGAGGTGCACGACGGCGCCGCGACGATGGACTGGATGGAGGAGGAGCAGAAGCGGGGTATCACCATCACCTCGGCTGCTACCACCACCTTCTGGGCCGACCACCAGATCAACATCATCGACACCCCCGGCCACGTCGACTTCACCGTCGAGGTGGAGCGTTCGCTGCGGGTGCTCGACGGTGCGGTCGCCGTCTTCGACGGCAAGGAGGGTGTCGAGCCCCAGTCCGAGCAGGTCTGGCGCCAGGCCGACAAGTACGAGGTCCCGCGCATCTGCTTCGTCAACAAGATGGACAAGCTGGGCGCGGACTTCTACTTCACCGTGCGCACCATCGAGGAGCGCCTCGGTGCCCGCCCGCTGGTCATCCAGCTGCCGATCGGTGCCGAGAGCGACTTCCAGGGCGTCATCGACCTGGTCCGCATGAAGGCGCTGACCTGGCGGGGCGAGGTCAAGAAGGGCGAGGACTACGAGGTCGAGGAGATCCCGGCCGACCTCGCCGACAAGGCCGCGGAGTACCGCGACAAGCTGATCGAGGCCGTCGCGGAGACCGACGACGCCCTGATGGAGAAGTACTTCGGCGGCGAGGAGCTGTCCGAGGCCGACATCAAGGCCGGCATCCGCAAGCTGACCGTCGCCCGCGAGGCGTACCCGGTGCTGTGCGGTTCCGCGTTCAAGAACAAGGGCGTGCAGCCCATGCTCGACGCGGTGATCGACTACCTGCCGTCGCCGCTGGACGTCCCGGCCGTCGAGGGCACCCTCACCGACGGTGAGACCCCGGCGTCGCGCAAGCCGTCGGTCGACGAGCCGTTCGCGGCTCTGGCGTTCAAGATCGCCGCGCACCCGTTCTTCGGCAAGCTGACCTACGTCCGGGTGTACTCGGGCAAGGTCGCCGCCGGCGCGCAGGTCATCAACTCGACCAAGGAGCGCAAGGAGCGCATCGGGAAGCTCTTCCAGATGCACTCCAACAAGGAGAACCCGGTCGACGAGGCCCAGGCCGGCCACATCTACGCGGTCATCGGCCTGAAGGACACCACGACCGGTGACACCCTGTGCGACCCGCAGAACCCGATCGTGCTCGAGTCGATGACCTTCCCGGAGCCGGTCATCAAGGTGGCCATCGAGCCCAAGACGAAGGCCGACCAGGAGAAGCTGTCGACCGCGATCCAGAAGCTGGCCGAGGAGGACCCCACCTTCCAGGTCCAGCTGGACGAGGAGACCGGTCAGACGATCATCGCGGGCATGGGCGAGCTGCACCTCGAGGTGCTGGTCAACCGCATGAAGTCCGACTACAAGGTCGAGGCGAACATCGGTAAGCCGCAGGTCGCCTACCGCGAGACGATCCGCCGCACGGTCGAGAAGCACGAGTACACGCACAAGAAGCAGACCGGTGGTTCCGGTCAGTTCGCGCGCGTGATCATCAAGCTGGAGCCGCTGTCCACCGGTGACGGCGCCCTCTACGAGTTCGACAACAAGGTCACCGGTGGCCGCGTGCCGCGGGAGTACATCCCGTCGGTGGACGCCGGTGCCCAGGACGCCATGCAGTACGGTGTCCTCGCCGGTTACCCGCTGGTCGGGCTGAAGGTGACCCTGTTGGACGGCGCTTACCACGAGGTCGACTCGTCGGAAATGGCCTTCAAGATCGCCGGTTCGATGGCGCTCAAGGAGGCCGCGCGCCAGGCCAGCCCGGTTCTGCTGGAGCCGGTCATGGCTGTCGAGGTGACCACCCCCGAGGACTACATGGGTGACGTCATCGGCGACCTCAACTCGCGCCGTGGCCAGATCCAGGCCATGGACGAGCGGGCAGGCACCCGGGTCGTGAAGGCACTGGTTCCGCTGTCCGAGATGTTCGGGTACGTCGGCGACCTGCGGTCTCGTACCCAGGGTCGGGCGAACTACTCGATGACGTTCGACTCCTACGCCGAGGTTCCGTCGAACGTCGCGAAGGAGATCATCGCGAAGGCGACGGGGGAGTAA
- the rplB gene encoding 50S ribosomal protein L2 yields the protein MGIRKYKPTTPGRRGSSVSDFAEITRSEPEKSLLRPLSKSGGRNSSGKITTRHKGGGHKRAYRVIDFRRNDKDGIPAKVAHIEYDPNRSARIALLHYADGEKRYIIAPDKLKQGDKVEAGPRADIKPGNNLPLRNIPVGTVVHAIELRPGGGAKIARSAGARVQLVAKDGPYAQLRMPSGEIRNVDVRNRATVGEVGNSEHQNINWGKAGRNRWRGKRPTVRGVVMNPVDHPHGGGEGKTSGGRHPVNPNGKPEGRTRRRKPSDALIVRRRRTGKKR from the coding sequence ATGGGTATTCGTAAGTACAAGCCGACCACCCCGGGCCGCCGTGGCTCGAGCGTGTCGGACTTCGCCGAGATCACCCGGTCGGAGCCGGAGAAGTCGCTGCTTCGCCCGCTGAGCAAGAGCGGCGGCCGCAACTCCTCGGGCAAGATCACCACCCGCCACAAGGGTGGCGGCCACAAGCGGGCCTACCGGGTCATCGACTTCCGGCGCAACGACAAGGACGGCATCCCGGCCAAGGTCGCGCACATCGAGTACGACCCCAACCGGTCCGCCCGCATCGCGCTGCTGCACTACGCCGACGGCGAGAAGCGCTACATCATCGCGCCGGACAAGCTGAAGCAGGGCGACAAGGTCGAAGCCGGCCCGCGCGCCGACATCAAGCCGGGCAACAACCTGCCGCTGCGCAACATCCCGGTCGGCACCGTGGTGCACGCGATCGAGCTCCGCCCCGGCGGCGGCGCGAAGATCGCCCGCTCGGCCGGCGCCCGCGTGCAGCTGGTGGCCAAGGACGGCCCGTACGCCCAGCTGCGGATGCCCTCGGGCGAAATCCGCAACGTGGACGTGCGCAACCGCGCCACCGTCGGCGAGGTCGGCAACTCCGAGCACCAGAACATCAACTGGGGCAAGGCGGGCCGCAACCGCTGGCGTGGCAAGCGCCCGACCGTCCGGGGTGTCGTCATGAACCCGGTCGACCACCCGCACGGTGGTGGTGAGGGCAAGACCTCGGGTGGTCGCCACCCGGTCAACCCGAACGGCAAGCCGGAGGGCCGCACCCGCCGTCGCAAGCCGTCCGACGCATTGATCGTCCGCCGCCGGCGTACCGGCAAGAAGCGCTGA
- the rplW gene encoding 50S ribosomal protein L23: MSSVAIPDPRDIVLAPVISEKSYGLLEDHKYTFEVRPDANKTQIKIAVEQIFGVKVVSVNTLNRQGKRKRTRYGFGKRKAVKRAVVTLSAESKPIEIFGGPAA; the protein is encoded by the coding sequence GTGAGCAGCGTCGCCATCCCGGACCCTCGTGACATCGTGCTCGCGCCGGTGATCTCCGAGAAGTCCTACGGGCTCCTCGAGGACCACAAGTACACGTTCGAGGTCCGGCCGGACGCCAACAAGACGCAGATCAAGATCGCCGTCGAGCAGATCTTCGGCGTCAAGGTGGTCAGCGTGAACACGCTGAACCGGCAGGGCAAGCGCAAGCGGACCCGCTACGGCTTCGGCAAGCGCAAGGCCGTCAAGCGCGCCGTCGTGACGCTGTCCGCCGAGAGCAAGCCGATCGAGATCTTCGGCGGACCCGCCGCGTAA
- the rpsS gene encoding 30S ribosomal protein S19, whose amino-acid sequence MPRSLKKGPFVDDHLLKKVDALNESGKKTVIKTWSRRSTIIPDMLGHTIAVHDGRKHVPVFVSEAMVGHKLGEFAPTRTFKGHVKDDRKSRRR is encoded by the coding sequence ATGCCGCGTAGCCTGAAGAAGGGCCCGTTCGTGGACGACCACCTGCTCAAGAAGGTGGACGCGCTCAACGAGTCGGGCAAGAAGACGGTGATCAAGACCTGGTCCCGCCGGTCCACGATCATCCCGGACATGCTGGGTCACACCATCGCGGTGCACGACGGCCGCAAGCACGTGCCGGTGTTCGTCAGCGAGGCCATGGTCGGCCACAAGCTGGGTGAGTTCGCTCCGACGCGGACCTTCAAGGGTCACGTCAAGGATGACCGGAAGTCGCGCCGCCGCTGA
- the rplP gene encoding 50S ribosomal protein L16, translating to MLVPRKVKHRKQHSPKRAGAAKGGTKVTFGEYGIQALEHHYVTNRQIESARIAITRHIKRGGKVWINIFPDRPLTKKPAETRMGSGKGSPEWWVANVKPGRVMFELSFPNEAQAREALRRAIHKLPMKCRIVTREGGEF from the coding sequence GTGCTCGTCCCACGCAAGGTCAAGCACCGCAAGCAGCACTCGCCGAAGCGCGCCGGTGCCGCCAAGGGCGGCACGAAGGTCACCTTCGGTGAGTACGGCATCCAGGCGCTTGAGCACCACTACGTGACCAACCGGCAGATCGAGTCCGCTCGTATCGCCATCACCCGGCACATCAAGCGTGGCGGCAAGGTGTGGATCAACATCTTCCCGGACCGCCCGCTCACCAAGAAGCCGGCCGAAACCCGCATGGGTTCCGGTAAGGGCTCGCCCGAGTGGTGGGTCGCGAACGTCAAGCCGGGCCGCGTCATGTTCGAGCTGAGCTTCCCGAACGAGGCCCAGGCTCGGGAGGCGCTGCGCCGCGCGATCCACAAGCTGCCCATGAAGTGCCGCATCGTGACCCGTGAAGGTGGTGAGTTCTGA
- the rplC gene encoding 50S ribosomal protein L3, with product MSDRQVKGILGTKLGMTQVFGEDNRIVPVTVVQAGPNVVTQIRTQDNDGYQAVQLAFGAVDPRKVNKPETGHFQKAGVTPRRYLAELRTTDVDSYEVGQEITAEVFPAGSRVDVTGTSKGKGYAGVMKRHGFKGQGASHGNQAKHRAPGSIGGCATPGRVFKGLRMAGRMGGAKVTTQGLTIHDVRAEDGLLLIKGAVPGPKGGLVFVKTAAKGGATA from the coding sequence ATGTCTGACAGGCAAGTAAAGGGCATCCTGGGCACCAAGCTCGGCATGACCCAGGTCTTCGGCGAGGACAACCGGATCGTCCCGGTGACCGTCGTCCAGGCCGGGCCGAACGTGGTGACCCAGATCCGTACCCAGGACAACGACGGCTACCAGGCCGTGCAGCTGGCGTTCGGCGCCGTGGACCCGCGCAAGGTCAACAAGCCGGAGACCGGCCACTTCCAGAAGGCGGGCGTGACCCCGCGGCGGTACCTCGCCGAGCTGCGCACGACCGACGTCGACAGCTACGAGGTGGGCCAGGAGATCACCGCCGAGGTGTTCCCCGCGGGCTCCCGCGTCGACGTCACGGGCACCAGCAAGGGCAAGGGCTACGCCGGTGTCATGAAGCGCCACGGCTTCAAGGGCCAGGGCGCCAGCCACGGTAACCAGGCCAAGCACCGCGCCCCCGGTTCGATCGGTGGCTGCGCCACCCCGGGCCGTGTGTTCAAGGGCCTGCGGATGGCCGGCCGCATGGGTGGCGCCAAGGTCACGACCCAGGGCCTGACGATCCACGACGTGCGCGCCGAAGATGGCCTGCTGCTGATCAAGGGCGCCGTCCCCGGTCCCAAGGGCGGCCTCGTCTTCGTCAAGACCGCCGCGAAGGGTGGTGCGACCGCATGA
- the rplE gene encoding 50S ribosomal protein L5 produces MTTAEKIVPRLKTRYREEIKGELRSEFGYENVHQIPGVVKVVVNMGVGDAARDSKLIDGAIRDLAAITGQKPEVRRARKSIAQFKLREGQPIGARVTLRGDRMWEFLDRLLTIALPRIRDFRGLSAKQFDGNGNYTFGLNEQSMFHEIDPDSIDRPRGMDVTVVTTATTDDEGRALLRKLGFPFKEN; encoded by the coding sequence ATGACGACCGCAGAGAAGATCGTGCCGCGGTTGAAGACGCGGTACCGCGAAGAGATCAAGGGCGAGCTCCGCAGCGAGTTCGGCTACGAGAACGTCCACCAGATCCCGGGCGTGGTCAAGGTCGTCGTCAACATGGGTGTCGGCGACGCCGCGCGGGACAGCAAGCTGATCGACGGTGCGATCCGCGACCTCGCGGCCATCACCGGTCAGAAGCCCGAGGTGCGCCGGGCCCGCAAGTCCATCGCGCAGTTCAAGCTGCGTGAGGGCCAGCCGATCGGTGCGCGCGTGACCCTGCGCGGCGACCGCATGTGGGAGTTCCTGGACCGGCTGCTGACGATCGCGCTGCCGCGTATCCGTGACTTCCGCGGGCTGTCGGCCAAGCAGTTCGACGGCAACGGCAACTACACCTTCGGTCTCAACGAGCAGTCGATGTTCCACGAGATCGACCCGGACTCCATCGACCGCCCGCGCGGCATGGACGTCACCGTTGTCACCACCGCTACCACCGACGACGAGGGCCGCGCGCTGCTCCGCAAGCTCGGCTTCCCGTTCAAGGAGAACTGA
- the rpsQ gene encoding 30S ribosomal protein S17: MSEQTPELAGTDQSAVFSATDRNYRKVREGYVVSDKMDKTIVVELEDRKKHRRYGKVLRTTSKVKAHDEENTAGIGDRVILMETRPTSATKRWRLVRIVEKAK; this comes from the coding sequence ATGAGTGAGCAGACCCCAGAGCTCGCGGGCACGGACCAGAGCGCTGTGTTTTCCGCGACCGATCGCAACTACCGCAAGGTCCGTGAGGGCTACGTCGTCTCGGACAAGATGGACAAGACGATCGTGGTCGAGCTCGAGGACCGCAAGAAGCACCGCCGGTACGGCAAGGTCCTGCGCACCACCAGCAAGGTGAAGGCGCACGACGAGGAGAACACCGCCGGTATCGGTGACCGCGTGATCCTCATGGAGACCCGCCCGACCTCGGCCACCAAGCGGTGGCGGCTCGTGCGGATCGTGGAGAAGGCCAAGTAA
- the rplX gene encoding 50S ribosomal protein L24, translated as MKVKKGDTVVVIAGKDKGAKGKVIKAYPERQRVLVEGVNRIKKHTRISQTQRGAQSGGIVTQEAPIHVSNVMVVDSDGKPTRVGYRIGEDGKKVRISRRTGKDI; from the coding sequence ATGAAGGTGAAGAAGGGCGACACGGTCGTCGTCATCGCCGGCAAGGACAAGGGCGCCAAGGGCAAGGTCATCAAGGCCTACCCGGAGCGTCAGCGGGTGCTGGTCGAGGGCGTGAACCGGATCAAGAAGCACACCCGGATCTCGCAGACCCAGCGCGGCGCGCAGTCCGGCGGCATCGTGACCCAGGAGGCCCCGATCCACGTGTCGAACGTGATGGTCGTGGACTCCGACGGCAAGCCGACCCGCGTGGGTTACCGCATCGGCGAGGACGGCAAGAAGGTTCGCATCTCGCGCCGGACCGGTAAGGACATCTGA
- the rplD gene encoding 50S ribosomal protein L4 translates to MTTIELKDPAGGGSVSGGTVELPAEIFDVQANVPLMHQVVVAQQAAARQGTHDTKTRGEVSGGGKKPYRQKGTGRARQGSTRAPQFAGGGTVHGPTPRDYTQRTPKKMKAAALRGALSDRARAGQVHVITELVSGEKPNTKEAKKALAAVTQAKRLLVVLHREDEQGWLSARNLPNVHLINPDQLNTYDVLVNDDVVFTKAAYDAFIAGPVKGKAAKASARASEVEGSEAQ, encoded by the coding sequence ATGACCACGATCGAATTGAAAGACCCGGCCGGCGGCGGCAGCGTCTCCGGTGGCACCGTCGAGCTCCCCGCGGAGATCTTCGACGTCCAGGCCAACGTGCCGCTGATGCACCAGGTCGTGGTGGCCCAGCAGGCCGCCGCGCGCCAGGGCACGCACGACACGAAGACCCGCGGCGAGGTCTCCGGCGGCGGCAAGAAGCCGTACCGCCAGAAGGGCACCGGCCGCGCCCGCCAGGGTTCGACCCGCGCCCCGCAGTTCGCCGGCGGTGGCACCGTCCACGGCCCCACGCCGCGCGACTACACGCAGCGCACCCCGAAGAAGATGAAGGCCGCCGCCCTCCGCGGTGCCCTCTCCGACCGGGCGCGCGCCGGCCAGGTGCACGTCATCACCGAGCTGGTGTCGGGTGAGAAGCCCAACACCAAGGAGGCGAAGAAGGCCCTCGCTGCCGTGACCCAGGCCAAGCGCCTGCTGGTCGTGCTGCACCGCGAGGACGAGCAGGGCTGGCTGTCCGCCCGCAACCTGCCGAACGTGCACCTGATCAACCCCGACCAGCTCAACACCTACGACGTGCTGGTCAACGACGACGTGGTGTTCACCAAGGCCGCGTACGACGCCTTCATCGCCGGCCCGGTCAAGGGCAAGGCGGCCAAGGCTTCCGCTCGGGCCAGTGAGGTTGAAGGGAGTGAAGCGCAGTGA
- the rpsC gene encoding 30S ribosomal protein S3 — translation MGQKINPHGFRLGITTDWKSRWYADKQYAEYVAEDVKIRKLLSTGMERAGISKVEIERTRDRVRVDIHTARPGIVIGRRGAEADRIRGSLEKLTGKQVQLNILEVKNPEADAQLVAQGVAEQLSNRVAFRRAMRKAIQTTMRSSQVKGIRVQCSGRLGGAEMSRSEHYRDGRVPLHTLRADIDYGFFEARTTFGRIGVKVWIYKGDLVGGLKAKAERDAAAANERPRRERPSRPRRSGAQGTTPTSTEAGRAAAAAKADTDVATSEAPAQGSPDAAEKTEG, via the coding sequence GTGGGCCAGAAGATCAACCCGCACGGCTTCCGGCTGGGAATCACCACCGACTGGAAGTCGCGCTGGTACGCCGACAAGCAGTACGCGGAGTACGTGGCCGAGGACGTCAAGATCCGCAAGCTGCTCTCCACCGGCATGGAGCGCGCCGGCATCTCCAAGGTCGAGATCGAGCGCACCCGTGACCGCGTGCGCGTCGACATCCACACCGCGCGCCCGGGCATCGTGATCGGCCGCCGCGGCGCGGAGGCCGACCGGATCCGCGGCTCGCTGGAGAAGCTGACCGGCAAGCAGGTGCAGCTGAACATCCTCGAGGTGAAGAACCCCGAGGCCGACGCCCAGCTCGTCGCGCAGGGCGTCGCCGAGCAGCTGTCCAACCGCGTGGCGTTCCGCCGCGCGATGCGCAAGGCGATCCAGACGACCATGCGTTCGTCGCAGGTCAAGGGCATCCGCGTGCAGTGCAGCGGCCGTCTCGGCGGTGCCGAGATGTCGCGGTCGGAGCACTACCGCGACGGCCGGGTCCCGCTGCACACGCTGCGCGCGGACATCGACTACGGCTTCTTCGAGGCCCGCACCACCTTCGGCCGCATCGGCGTGAAGGTGTGGATCTACAAGGGCGACCTGGTCGGCGGCCTCAAGGCCAAGGCCGAGCGGGACGCCGCGGCCGCCAACGAGCGTCCGCGCCGGGAGCGTCCGTCGCGCCCGCGCCGGTCCGGCGCCCAGGGCACGACGCCGACCTCGACCGAAGCCGGCCGCGCCGCTGCCGCCGCGAAGGCCGACACGGATGTCGCGACCAGCGAGGCGCCCGCGCAGGGCTCGCCGGACGCGGCCGAGAAGACGGAGGGCTGA
- the tuf gene encoding elongation factor Tu, with amino-acid sequence MAKAKFERSKPHVNIGTIGHVDHGKTTLTAAITKVLHDKYPELNESRAFDQIDNAPEEKQRGITINISHVEYQTEKRHYAHVDAPGHADYIKNMITGAAQMDGAILVVAATDGPMPQTREHVLLARQVGVPYIVVALNKADMVDDEEILELVELEVRELLSSQEFPGDDAPVVKVSGLKALEGDPKWSESVLELMQAVDDNVPDPVRDLDKPFLMPIEDVFTITGRGTVVTGRVERGQINVNEEVEIVGIKEKSQKTTVTGVEMFRKLLDSGQAGDNVGLLLRGIKREDVERGQVVVKPGTTTPHTEFEGSVYILSKDEGGRHTPFFNNYRPQFYFRTTDVTGVVTLPEGTEMVMPGDNTEIKVSLIQPVAMDEGLRFAIREGGRTVGAGQVTKIIK; translated from the coding sequence GTGGCGAAGGCGAAGTTCGAGCGGAGCAAGCCGCACGTCAACATCGGGACCATCGGTCACGTCGACCACGGCAAGACCACGCTGACCGCGGCGATCACCAAGGTTCTGCACGACAAGTACCCGGAGCTCAACGAGTCCCGGGCGTTCGACCAGATCGACAACGCGCCGGAAGAGAAGCAGCGCGGTATCACGATCAACATCTCGCACGTCGAGTACCAGACCGAGAAGCGCCACTACGCCCACGTGGACGCCCCCGGTCACGCGGACTACATCAAGAACATGATCACCGGTGCCGCCCAGATGGACGGCGCGATCCTGGTGGTCGCCGCGACCGACGGCCCGATGCCGCAGACCCGTGAGCACGTGCTGCTCGCCCGCCAGGTTGGTGTGCCCTACATCGTCGTGGCGCTGAACAAGGCCGACATGGTCGACGACGAGGAGATCCTCGAGCTGGTCGAGCTGGAGGTCCGCGAGCTGCTGTCCTCGCAGGAGTTCCCCGGCGACGACGCCCCGGTGGTCAAGGTCTCCGGCCTGAAGGCCCTCGAGGGCGACCCGAAGTGGTCGGAGTCGGTTCTGGAGCTCATGCAGGCCGTCGACGACAACGTGCCGGACCCGGTGCGTGACCTCGACAAGCCGTTCCTGATGCCGATCGAGGACGTCTTCACCATCACCGGCCGCGGCACCGTCGTGACCGGTCGCGTGGAGCGCGGCCAGATCAACGTCAACGAAGAGGTCGAGATCGTCGGCATCAAGGAGAAGTCGCAGAAGACGACTGTCACCGGTGTCGAGATGTTCCGCAAGCTGCTCGACTCGGGCCAGGCCGGTGACAACGTCGGTCTGCTGCTGCGTGGTATCAAGCGCGAGGACGTCGAGCGCGGCCAGGTCGTCGTGAAGCCCGGCACCACGACTCCGCACACGGAGTTCGAGGGTTCGGTCTACATCCTGTCCAAGGACGAGGGTGGCCGACACACGCCGTTCTTCAACAACTACCGCCCGCAGTTCTACTTCCGGACGACCGACGTGACCGGCGTCGTGACCCTCCCCGAGGGCACCGAGATGGTCATGCCGGGTGACAACACCGAGATCAAGGTGTCGCTCATCCAGCCGGTCGCCATGGACGAGGGTCTGCGGTTCGCCATCCGCGAGGGTGGCCGGACCGTCGGCGCGGGCCAGGTCACCAAGATCATCAAGTGA
- the rplN gene encoding 50S ribosomal protein L14 — protein sequence MIQQESRLRVADNTGAKEILCIRVLGGSGRRYAGIGDIIVATVKDAIPAAGVKKGDVVKAVVVRTTKERRRPDGSYIKFDENAAVLIKNDNEPRGTRIFGPVGRELRDRKFMKIISLAPEVL from the coding sequence GTGATCCAGCAGGAGTCGCGGCTGCGAGTCGCCGACAACACGGGTGCCAAGGAGATCCTCTGCATCCGCGTGCTCGGTGGCTCGGGACGGCGCTACGCGGGTATCGGCGACATCATCGTCGCCACCGTCAAGGACGCCATCCCGGCTGCCGGGGTGAAGAAGGGTGACGTGGTCAAGGCCGTCGTCGTCCGCACGACGAAGGAGCGGCGTCGCCCGGACGGCTCCTACATCAAGTTCGACGAGAACGCCGCGGTGCTCATCAAGAACGACAACGAGCCGCGTGGCACCCGCATCTTCGGACCGGTCGGCCGCGAGCTGCGTGACCGCAAGTTCATGAAGATCATCTCGCTGGCGCCGGAGGTGCTCTGA
- the rpsJ gene encoding 30S ribosomal protein S10: MAGQKIRIRLKAYDHEAIDASARKIVETVTRTGASVVGPVPLPTEKNVYCVIRSPHKYKDSREHFEMRTHKRLIDILDPTPKTVDALMRIDLPASVDVNIQ, encoded by the coding sequence ATGGCGGGACAGAAGATCCGCATCAGGCTCAAGGCCTACGACCACGAGGCGATCGATGCCAGCGCGCGCAAGATCGTCGAGACGGTGACGCGCACCGGCGCCTCGGTCGTCGGACCTGTGCCGCTGCCCACCGAGAAGAACGTTTACTGCGTCATCCGCTCGCCGCACAAGTACAAGGACTCGCGCGAGCACTTCGAGATGCGCACGCACAAGCGGCTGATCGACATCCTCGACCCGACGCCGAAGACGGTCGACGCGCTCATGCGCATCGACCTCCCGGCGAGCGTCGACGTCAACATCCAGTAA